CGATATGGGGCCCGAGGTTTCGCAGGCGGATCGCGTTCATCTGCTCGCCGAAGCAACCAAGCTTGCCTACCATCATCGCGATGCGTTGATCGCCGATCCGGCCCATTGCGAAGGGGTGGCACAGCAACTTCTATCGGATCAGGTCATCGAGGCACTGAGGGCGCGCATTGACCCTGCGCGTGCGGCAGAGCCGGTCCTTTGGACCGAGGCCGAGCACAAGGATACGATCTATCTTTGCGTGGTCGATGCGGAAGGCAACGCGATTTCCTTCATCAACTCGATCTTTCACGCCTTCGGGTCAACGCGGCTCGATCCCGAAACCGGGGTGCTGTTCCATAGTCGCGGATCGTCCTTCCGGCTCGATCCGTCTCATCCTAACGCCATCGGGCCGGGTAAGCGCCCGATGCACACGATCATTCCCGGCATGCTGCGGGAGAACGGCCGCGTGACGATGCCGTTCGGGGTGATGGGCGGGCATTACCAGGCGGCGGGCCACGCGAATTTCCTGTCGGCCGTGCTGGATCGGGGCCTGGATATCCAGACCGCAATGGAAGAACCGAGGACTTTCGCCTTCGACGGCGAATTGCAGGTCGAGCCCGGCTTGCTGGACGTGGTTTGCCGAGATTTGGAAAAGCGCGGCCATCGACTTGCGACGGCGCCCGGGCCGATCGGTGGTGCTCAGGCTATCAGGATCGACGGCGAAACCGGTGCACTGATCGGTGCCTCTGATAGCCGCAAGGATGGGATGGCGGCGGGTTATTAGGACCTGCGTATAAGTCTTACAGAACTCCTGCCAGGAAACCCGCGCCCGTCAGGGCGACTGCTGTGCCCGCTGTCCGCGTGGCCAGCAGATTGGAACGGATGAGACTGCCAATGCCGACACCGCTCAGATGCAGAAGTCCTGTGCCAAGAACGAATCCCGCCGCGTAAATCAGGGGATTGGCGGTGCCGGGCATCTCGGCTCCATGTGCGTGTCCATGGAATATGGCGAAGAATGCCACGACGGAGGTGGCCATGACCACAGAGGGGCTACGCAGCACGATAGCAAACCCGATGATCAGCGCCGAAGCGGCGATGCCGGTTTCAACGCCCGGCAGCGGCATTCCCATTGTTCCGAGAACTCCTCCTAGGATCATCGCCAGCAGAAAGGCAACCGGCAGGGCCCAGCTTGCGGGTCTGCTGAACAGGGCGCTCCAAAGCCCGACCGCCACCATTGCGGCCACGTGATCCGCACCGAGAAGCGGGTGCTGGAACCCAGACATGAAACTGCTTCCGGTGGCATGGCCCGTATGGGCCAGCGCGGGAGAGACTATGACCAGCCCCAGCCCCCCTGCAGTCAAGGCTGCGCGCGAGTACCGCTTCAACCGGTTTTCATGCCACTCATGATCTTTGGGGAGCAGGTCGCCGCTGACGGCTTTGGTGTCTGGCAAGTGGTTCATGCAGGTGCGGCTTATCCGGGCGTTCATTCAAATCTCCTAATTCGTTTGGGGCGAGCATCCAGTCGGCTCAGTCATTCTCGGCCAGACGCGCCCGCGCACGGCGCGCAGCCAGCGTCGGGGCCCCGTCGAGGTCGTCGCTTTCTGCCTTGAAGGTGACGCCTGAAGGCCGGATGGTGCTTTTGCGCCTGGTCTTGCCGTCCGGTGCGATATCGGCACTGCGCGGCAGGATGAGCCGCGTGACCTCGGTCCGGCGCAGGCCCAAGGTGCTGGTTTGGTTGAACAGGGCTTCGACGATCCGTGCCTCGGCCTCTGGCTTCAGCAACAGTTCCATGCGGGTCACCGGACGGGCCTTTTTCCCCTGCGCAGATAGCAGGACAAGGTCGATCACGCCGGACAGGGCGCGTAATCTCTCGACCGCCGCCCCGATTTCCTCGCCCGTCATGTCGTCGATATCGCAGGCCAGTTGCAGCACCTGGTCGGTCTGGCTGGGCGCATTGGCCATGTCGAAAGCAGTCACTCGCAGAATGTTCGGCCGGTCGGGCAAGTCTCGGATGCCTGCGCCCATGCCGATGGACACAAGGCGGCCAGATCGACGGAGGCCCGGTCTGCCTTGGGTCAGATGAGCGATGATCGCCGCGCCTGTCGGCGTGACGCGCTCGCCAGCCACGCCATCGTCATGCCAGGTGTAGCCCTGCAGAATCCGGGCCGTTGCAGGGGCCGGGACGGGCAGCATGCCATGGGCTGTCTGTATCATGCCATCGCCCAAGGGCAGAGACGCCAGCGACCAGCTTGCCCCCTTTAGCGCAGCGGCGATACTGCCGGCAGCAGTCACGTCCATCAGCGCGTCCCAATCGGCAAGTTCGTGGAAATGGACGCGCTCGATCGGAATGTCATGTGCTGCCGCCTCGGCCTCGGCAATCAGGTGCAGAATGGCGCAGGCGTGCTCGGCCGTGCCTTCAGAGAGCGGTGCCGCCTCGATCATGGCACGCATGGCGCGGTAGGTTGTTTCTTCGCCATGGCGATGGTTTCCATGCCCGTGATGGTCATGGTCGTGCGAATGGGTATGGTCGTGATGGTGGCCGTCCTCCGGCGTTACCAACGCAAAGCGCTGCACCGACATGCCGCCGCTAAGCCCGCGGGTCAAAGCGGCATGGCCGACATGTTCGGGCAGGATGGCGGCGATGTCGCGCATGATTCGGTCTTCCAGCGCCGGAAAACTGTCCAGCATCGCGGCGATGAACATGTCGCCCGCCGCGCCTCCGACGGGATCGATGTGAATATGCAGGCGCGTGCCTTCCGGTAAATCCATGGTCATTGCGCCTCGGGCCAGGAATTGATCAGACGGCCATCCTCGAAGCGCATCTCTTCCAAAGCTCCCACGATCTCGATACCGGGTCGGGCCTGCAATTCGGGCAGCATGGCTTCGGACGCGTATATATATTCCAGATGCAGCGTGTTGGGGACCCGCAGCAGGCGCGCATTCGAGATATCCTCGGCCCCGCAGGTCTTGACCGCCGCCTGGATGGCGCTGCGATCATCCGGCATGACCATCGGCATATGGGCCTGTGTCAGCACGGTCGAGGTCAGCGCATTCGCATAGACCGCCTCACGGTCGAACGCCGCTTCGAGACGTGCCGTCACCACATCGGCCCGCGCTGCGCCGTTACCGTTTCCGTTACTGCGCGGCGACAATTCCAACGCCGCCAGCCGCGCGATCCGGAGTGTCGCATGGGCCTGCATCTTGGGCGACGAGAAGCGGTGCGTGATGTTCGGATCCATACCGGTGCCGGAAAATTCCTTGCCGATTTGGTCCACGACCAGCACATCCAGATCTCCTGCAGCGGTTGGCGCGTCGACTGGCCCAAGCGGCAACCTGGGCATGTTGGCCATCGCCTCTTGCAGGAAAGGCTGCTCCGCCTCCAGCATCCCTTCGCTGTCCAGAACAACGACACGGGCCAGCCGGTCATAGGCGTTCTCGATCGTGCCGATGCCAAACAGGATCTTGCAGCGTTCCAGTTTCATCCGCGCCATCAGATCGACATAGACCGGCACCTCGTCGATCCCGCGTGAATGGCATGCCTCGGCGCCAGATTGCTTGCCAAGGCCGATGGCCAGCATTTTGGCGAGCCCGCTTTCATTCGCCGCGCGAAATGACGTATGCGGCTTGATGCGATTGAACAGCACGATCCCGTCGGCCTCATGAGCCAGCCTGTCGATGCGCACCGACATGCCGTTATCCAGCCGACCGATCTCGACCGTCTCCATCGAGGAGCGGATGGGGCAGCCGATCACGGCCTCGGTCACTCCCAGCTTTTCCAGCGCCGCCGTCTGCCCCTCGGCGGTCGCGCCGCCATGGCTACCCATCGAGGGTACGACAAAGGGTTCTGCGCCGCGCGCCCTTACCTCTTTCACGATTGCTGTCACCAGTTCGGGGAATGCGGCAATACCCCGGCTGCCCGCCGTTATCGCGAGGGACATCCCCGGCCGGATCTTTGCGGCACAATCCGCTCCTGCCATCTCGTCATGCACAGCTGCCGCCGGATCCTCGATATGGTCGGAAGGAAAGCTTTGCCGGCACAGTGCGATGCGCGGCAGCGGCGTATCCTCGACCAGTTTCACGTAGTTAGGTCTTGTCCTGTCCGACATGATCTTTCCTTCCTATCCGGTGACCCCGATGGGCCACGGTGCGAATTCCTCTTCCCCGACGCCAAGCGCTTCGGATTTGCTTTTCTCTCCCGAAGCGATGGCAAGGATCTTGCGAAAGATCGCCTCGCCCATCTCTTCGAGGCTCATCTCGCCATCGACGATCTGGCCACAATTTATGTCCATATCCTCCTCCATCCGGGTGAACATGGGCGTATTCGAGGCGAGCTTGATCGTCGGCGAGGGGTAGGAACCAAAACAGGAGCCCCGCCCGGTGGTGAAGCAGATCAGGTTGGCACCCCCGGCGATTTGCCCGGTGGCCGAGACCGGATCGAAGCCCGGCGTATCCATGAAGACGAGACCCTTTTCGGTCACCGGTTCGGCATAGCGGTAAACCTCCATCAGCCCGGTCGTGCCGCCTTTCTTGGCGCCGCCCAGGGATTTCTCCAGCACATTGGCAAGCCCCCCGGCCTGATTTCCCGGGCTGACCACGCCGTTGATCTGGGTGTCCTTGCCCTTGGTATGATCCAGCCACCAATCCATCCGCTCGACCAGCTTGCGGCCAATCGTTTCGCTACGGGCGCGCCGGGTCAGCAGATGCTCGACCCCGAAGATCTCGGGCGTTTCCGACAGGATCGCGGTACCGCCGTTGCGGATCAGGATATCCGCTGCGTGCCCAAGGGCGGGATTCGCCGTCAGCCCCGACAGCCCGTCCGATCCGCCGCATTGCATACCGATGGTAATATGTTCGGCCGAGCAGGGCTCGCGCCGGACCTTGTTTGCCTCTTCCAGCATCTCGCGTACGGCGGCCTTTCCGTCGGCGATGGCCCGCGCGGTGCCTCCGACATGCTGCATGGTGATGCCGCGAAGCATCTTGCCCTCGGCCAGACTTTGTTCCTCGAAGAACTGCATCAGGTTGTTGCGCTCGCATCCGAGCGAGCAGACTACGGCGCCAGCCATGTTGGGATGGCGGATATAGCCGGCGAGCGTGCGGCGCAGCAGGTCCATCGGCTCGCCTGTCAGTTCCATCCCGCAGCCGGATTCGTGGATGAAGGGAATGACGCCATCGACATTCGGCCATTCCTCGATCCGCTCCTCGTCAAAGTAATTCGCGATCTTGCGCGCGACGGTGGCCGAGCAGTTCACGGTGACAAAGAGGCCGATGTAGTTGCGCGTCCCGACCTTGCCATTCGCGCGGCGGATACCTTGAAACTGGGCCCGCTCCCCTTCTGGCAGTATGTCAGTTGGTCGATAATCGCGGGCGAAGGCGTAATCCTTCTCGACCGCGTCGAAGCGGATATTGTGGCTGTGCAGCCAATCGCCCGGCATGATGTCATGGGCGGCATAGCCGATCACGGTCTCGAATTTCAGGATCGGCGCGCCGGCCTGGATTGGACGGGTGGCGACCTTGTGACCCTGCGGCACCTTCTCGCGGGTGGTCACGCCTTCCTCGGAAAGTTCCGTACCCCCGGGGATTTCGCGAATGGCGACAACGATATTGTCTCCCGTGCTGAGGCGCAGCACCGGGGCGCTGGTTCTGTCCTGTTCGAGCGTCGTGACTGTCATGGTTTCTCCTTTCCGAAGGACAATTTGCCGCGTTCAGGCACTCAGATGGCGCTCCTCGGTGTGATGCGCGAATACTCCCGCTCAGACCTCGCGGGCATAGTCGGTTACGCGTTGACGAGCCTGAAGCAGGTGGTAAGCCATCGTCAGCCCTGCCGCGTCGATATCGCGGGCAAGGATGGCTTCGTATATCTGCCGGTGTTCCTGCGTGACCCGATCGATCCGTGCCTGGCTGCCTTCGCGTGTGAGGCTTTGGGCGACGTCTATGGTGCGTTCCATCACGTCGCGGATCGCATTCAGCATGATGACGAAGGCGTCGTTTCCACTGGCCTCGGCGATCGCAAGGTGAAAATCGAAATCCGCGTCCAGCGCCACTTCACGGCGCCGCATCAGGTTTTCAAGCGTTTTCAGCGCGGCTTCGATCTTGGCAATCTCTCGCGATCCGGCGCGCTGCGCGGCCAGCTTTGCAGTCGCTTTCTCCACTACCATTCGCGCTTCCATGGCCCGCATGAGGCCCGATACGCTGTCGGCAGTGGTAAACTCGATCAGCCGTTGCGGCGGGCGCTTGCGAACGAAGGAGCCAACGCCGCGCCGCGCCTCGACCAACCCGTCATCCTGTAGCTTGCGCAAGGCTTCCCGGACCACGGGGCGGGACACTCCGAAAGCCGAGCAGATCTGGTTTTCCGATGGGAGCTTTTCGCCTTGCTTGAGTGCTCCCGAGACGATCTGTTCGAGGATCTGACCGTAGAGCTGATCTGACAGCGTCTTGCGCTTGCGGATTGTCAGCTTGCCATTGTCCATATCCAGACCTTCAAGCCGGGCAGTTCCCTGCTGCGGCACCTTTCCCAAGATATCTAGCCGTGGCGAATTCGTCATGTAAAGCTAACCATCCTGGGGCGCTGCCGCATGGGCGAAGCGCAGGGCGGCACAGGCCGCGCCATAGCCATTGTCAATATTGGTGACCACAACGCCGGGCGCACAGCTTGCCAGCGCCGCGTCCAGCGCCACCCGCCCCCCGGTCGCCACGCCATAGCCAACCGAGGTGGGTACAGCGATCACCAGTCCCGGCACCAGCCCGGCCACGACAGAGGGTAAAGCGGCATCCATTCCGGCGAAAACGATCACCACCTGCATGTCACGTAAAAGCGGTGCGCGCTCGAGCAGACGCCACAACCCCGCAACTCCGACATCCGGTACCTCGGTTGCGGCAAGGCCCGAATAGGCCAGCACCCGCCGCGCCTCTGCTACAGCAGCGGCATCCGAAGTGCCGGCACTGACCAATGCCACGTGAGGTGTCGCCGCTTGCGGGGGCAGATCGCCCAGGATCGCGCTCCGCGACAAGGCGCAATAATCAAGTGCGGAACGCTGCCGGTCCGGCAGGGCCCGGAACTGTGACACGGACATCCGCGTCAAGAGGAGGCGACGGTCTTCCAGCATCGCATCGTCGATGATGGCGGCAATCTGTTCGGGCGTCTTGGGCTCGGCCAGCACGGCCTCCTCCAATCCGATCCGCGCCTCCCGAGCGCGGTCGAAAGTGACGTTGGGGTGGCTGTCCAATCGCTTGTCAGGCATGCAGAAACGCGCTTCCTCGCTGATAGGGGCGAAGGGTGACGGTCAATTCTTCGCCGCCATGTTGACGGCTGGCCTCTCGTGCCCGCGCGGTCAATTCGGCGAGCCTATTCGAGTTGAGACTGTCCATCAGTACCCGATCCATCTCGATGGCCAGCCCCGTATGCAGGCGGCGGCAGCGTAGGGTGACTTCACCCAGCTCCGTGCGAAGCGCCGTTTCCACCGCGTCTATCATGGCAAGCTCGGCCGGTTCGACCCGCAAGCCAGTCTCGATCCGGCTGGCAAGACAGGGAGACGCTGGCAACTCTGCGATATCGCCCAAGCCCAGAGATCGGGCCAGGGTGCGGACATCCGCCTTGGTCATCCGGGCCTGAACGAATGGGTGCAGGATACCGTGCTCCTCCGCGGCCTGGAGGCCGGGTCGATAATCGCCCAGATCGTCGAGATTGGTTCCGGCGGCAACGGTCCTGTCGCCCCACAGGCGTGTCAGTGTTCCATATAGATTGGATTTGCAGAAATAGCAGCGATTGACCGGATTGGCGCGATAGCGCTTGTCGGAAAACTCACCGGCATCGACAATTTCCAATGTCAGCCCTCGCTTGGTTGCGAAGGCTTTCACCCGCTTTGTCGCCGCATCCGGAACCGCGGGTGAGACAGCATGGCAAAGTGTCAGGTTCCTGCCGTTCCGCGCTGCCACTGCTGCCGCGGAGAGGCAGAGGCTGTCCACGCCGCCACTGACCGCGATGGCGAGTGCGTCGGGTTGGCGCAGTAACTCAGTGAGGTCAGATGGCAAACTCATTCCCGGTCCTCGCTGTTCCACAGATGTCCCAACAGTCTGGCACTGGACAGTTCCAGATGCTTGCGCATCAGCTTTCGGGCGGCAAGGCTGTCCTGTGCCTCGATCGCCTCGGCGACGGCGCGATGTTCCTCGGCCGCTTCCCGGCTGTCGCCGCCACGCTCGACAGAGCGATTGCGTCCGGCTTCGATCGTTTCCCGCAAGCTGGCGCTGAGATAGTTGAACAGGCCAAGATAATAATCATTCTGCGTCGCTACGCAGATTGCGCGGTGAAACTGCAGATCGGCATCGACCCCGGCGCGCACCTGTTCGGGGCCGAATTTCTGCACGGCGGCAAAGGCCGAAACCGCGGCATGGATCTGTTCCAGATCCGCATTGTCGCGACGGATAGCGGCAATCGCGGCGGCCTCGATTTCGACCCCGAGGCGCAGTTCGAGGATTTGGGCAAGCTTGCGGCGATTGTCCACGTCCTGCTCGTCGATGGAAAAGCCCATGCGGGACCGGTTGCTGGAGACGAATGCGCCCCGGCCCTGATGGCTGGCCAATAGACCTTCGGCCTTGAGGCGCGATACCGCTTCGCGGATCACCGAACGGCTGACGTCCAGCTTTTGCGACAATGCGGCTTCGGAGGGTAGCATGCTGCCTACTGGCCAGTCACCGTTAACGACATAGCGTCGCAGCGCTTCCGTCGCCTGATCGCTGAGGGTCTGGCCACGGGCCAGGGGCGCGGCATTTTCAAATAAATCGCTCATGACCCTTCCCTCCTTTCCTCGTTGGCAAGCCTACACCTATATGGCAAGCTGTCAATAAGATGACATTACAGCAATGAAGTCTGTCGTTTCGATTGAGAATCTTTAATATATTGAATTTGTATATAATTTTATGTAGAAGCACAAAAACGCATATTTATTGATGTATTTTTATTTGACAAGTAGGTGGCAATTGGACAGGGTTGCCGCGACGGCACGGTCGTGCCGCACCAGGAGGAAATACGGGTGGATCGACGCTTATCGGCCGTTATGGGGCGGCGGGGCGTGCTCGGCCCTATAACGGGGAGGTTTTCATGTCTCAGATATTCAAGGCTATGTGCCGTACCGCAACGGCGGTGACTGTTCTGGCGGGTGCCACTATCGGTGCGCATGCGCAGACCA
This region of Paracoccus saliphilus genomic DNA includes:
- the larB gene encoding nickel pincer cofactor biosynthesis protein LarB translates to MPDKRLDSHPNVTFDRAREARIGLEEAVLAEPKTPEQIAAIIDDAMLEDRRLLLTRMSVSQFRALPDRQRSALDYCALSRSAILGDLPPQAATPHVALVSAGTSDAAAVAEARRVLAYSGLAATEVPDVGVAGLWRLLERAPLLRDMQVVIVFAGMDAALPSVVAGLVPGLVIAVPTSVGYGVATGGRVALDAALASCAPGVVVTNIDNGYGAACAALRFAHAAAPQDG
- a CDS encoding UxaA family hydrolase; translation: MTVTTLEQDRTSAPVLRLSTGDNIVVAIREIPGGTELSEEGVTTREKVPQGHKVATRPIQAGAPILKFETVIGYAAHDIMPGDWLHSHNIRFDAVEKDYAFARDYRPTDILPEGERAQFQGIRRANGKVGTRNYIGLFVTVNCSATVARKIANYFDEERIEEWPNVDGVIPFIHESGCGMELTGEPMDLLRRTLAGYIRHPNMAGAVVCSLGCERNNLMQFFEEQSLAEGKMLRGITMQHVGGTARAIADGKAAVREMLEEANKVRREPCSAEHITIGMQCGGSDGLSGLTANPALGHAADILIRNGGTAILSETPEIFGVEHLLTRRARSETIGRKLVERMDWWLDHTKGKDTQINGVVSPGNQAGGLANVLEKSLGGAKKGGTTGLMEVYRYAEPVTEKGLVFMDTPGFDPVSATGQIAGGANLICFTTGRGSCFGSYPSPTIKLASNTPMFTRMEEDMDINCGQIVDGEMSLEEMGEAIFRKILAIASGEKSKSEALGVGEEEFAPWPIGVTG
- a CDS encoding LarC family nickel insertion protein; the encoded protein is MDLPEGTRLHIHIDPVGGAAGDMFIAAMLDSFPALEDRIMRDIAAILPEHVGHAALTRGLSGGMSVQRFALVTPEDGHHHDHTHSHDHDHHGHGNHRHGEETTYRAMRAMIEAAPLSEGTAEHACAILHLIAEAEAAAHDIPIERVHFHELADWDALMDVTAAGSIAAALKGASWSLASLPLGDGMIQTAHGMLPVPAPATARILQGYTWHDDGVAGERVTPTGAAIIAHLTQGRPGLRRSGRLVSIGMGAGIRDLPDRPNILRVTAFDMANAPSQTDQVLQLACDIDDMTGEEIGAAVERLRALSGVIDLVLLSAQGKKARPVTRMELLLKPEAEARIVEALFNQTSTLGLRRTEVTRLILPRSADIAPDGKTRRKSTIRPSGVTFKAESDDLDGAPTLAARRARARLAEND
- a CDS encoding FadR/GntR family transcriptional regulator; the encoded protein is MTNSPRLDILGKVPQQGTARLEGLDMDNGKLTIRKRKTLSDQLYGQILEQIVSGALKQGEKLPSENQICSAFGVSRPVVREALRKLQDDGLVEARRGVGSFVRKRPPQRLIEFTTADSVSGLMRAMEARMVVEKATAKLAAQRAGSREIAKIEAALKTLENLMRRREVALDADFDFHLAIAEASGNDAFVIMLNAIRDVMERTIDVAQSLTREGSQARIDRVTQEHRQIYEAILARDIDAAGLTMAYHLLQARQRVTDYAREV
- a CDS encoding HupE/UreJ family protein, whose protein sequence is MNARISRTCMNHLPDTKAVSGDLLPKDHEWHENRLKRYSRAALTAGGLGLVIVSPALAHTGHATGSSFMSGFQHPLLGADHVAAMVAVGLWSALFSRPASWALPVAFLLAMILGGVLGTMGMPLPGVETGIAASALIIGFAIVLRSPSVVMATSVVAFFAIFHGHAHGAEMPGTANPLIYAAGFVLGTGLLHLSGVGIGSLIRSNLLATRTAGTAVALTGAGFLAGVL
- a CDS encoding adenine nucleotide alpha hydrolase, with the protein product MSLPSDLTELLRQPDALAIAVSGGVDSLCLSAAAVAARNGRNLTLCHAVSPAVPDAATKRVKAFATKRGLTLEIVDAGEFSDKRYRANPVNRCYFCKSNLYGTLTRLWGDRTVAAGTNLDDLGDYRPGLQAAEEHGILHPFVQARMTKADVRTLARSLGLGDIAELPASPCLASRIETGLRVEPAELAMIDAVETALRTELGEVTLRCRRLHTGLAIEMDRVLMDSLNSNRLAELTARAREASRQHGGEELTVTLRPYQRGSAFLHA
- a CDS encoding FadR/GntR family transcriptional regulator produces the protein MSDLFENAAPLARGQTLSDQATEALRRYVVNGDWPVGSMLPSEAALSQKLDVSRSVIREAVSRLKAEGLLASHQGRGAFVSSNRSRMGFSIDEQDVDNRRKLAQILELRLGVEIEAAAIAAIRRDNADLEQIHAAVSAFAAVQKFGPEQVRAGVDADLQFHRAICVATQNDYYLGLFNYLSASLRETIEAGRNRSVERGGDSREAAEEHRAVAEAIEAQDSLAARKLMRKHLELSSARLLGHLWNSEDRE
- a CDS encoding DUF362 domain-containing protein, whose protein sequence is MSDRTRPNYVKLVEDTPLPRIALCRQSFPSDHIEDPAAAVHDEMAGADCAAKIRPGMSLAITAGSRGIAAFPELVTAIVKEVRARGAEPFVVPSMGSHGGATAEGQTAALEKLGVTEAVIGCPIRSSMETVEIGRLDNGMSVRIDRLAHEADGIVLFNRIKPHTSFRAANESGLAKMLAIGLGKQSGAEACHSRGIDEVPVYVDLMARMKLERCKILFGIGTIENAYDRLARVVVLDSEGMLEAEQPFLQEAMANMPRLPLGPVDAPTAAGDLDVLVVDQIGKEFSGTGMDPNITHRFSSPKMQAHATLRIARLAALELSPRSNGNGNGAARADVVTARLEAAFDREAVYANALTSTVLTQAHMPMVMPDDRSAIQAAVKTCGAEDISNARLLRVPNTLHLEYIYASEAMLPELQARPGIEIVGALEEMRFEDGRLINSWPEAQ